The following are encoded in a window of Halorarum salinum genomic DNA:
- a CDS encoding proteasome assembly chaperone family protein gives MADPSTDGGATFHVDTRTEPAATVLAGFSGFGLAGLTAVDYLVDHLELEQTGHIRAEGLPTITPFQEGKPRYPTRLYSRSDLDVTVLVGELLVPVPIAEPFSNAILDWTGSKGVEEIAVLSGVPFPHGPNDHRAFYVASDDYVADHFSGDAAADVPPMGAGFLDGTNAALMARGMESDLGVGVYVTPVHALAPDVEATIRLLDAAESVYGLGIDTDPLQEFAEEVQQYYQNLADRFEEQSEEEQPLDRMYM, from the coding sequence ATGGCTGATCCCAGCACCGACGGCGGAGCGACCTTCCACGTCGACACCCGAACCGAACCCGCGGCGACGGTGCTCGCCGGGTTCTCCGGGTTCGGGCTCGCGGGGTTGACGGCGGTCGACTACCTCGTCGACCACCTCGAACTCGAGCAGACCGGCCACATCCGGGCGGAGGGGCTCCCGACGATCACCCCGTTCCAGGAGGGGAAGCCGCGCTATCCGACGCGGCTCTACTCCCGGTCGGACCTCGACGTGACCGTGCTCGTCGGCGAACTGCTCGTCCCCGTCCCCATCGCGGAGCCGTTCTCGAACGCCATCCTCGACTGGACCGGGTCGAAGGGGGTCGAGGAGATCGCCGTCCTCTCGGGCGTGCCGTTCCCCCACGGGCCGAACGACCACCGCGCGTTCTACGTCGCCAGCGACGACTACGTGGCCGATCACTTCTCCGGCGACGCCGCGGCCGACGTGCCGCCGATGGGGGCCGGCTTCCTCGACGGGACGAACGCCGCCCTCATGGCCCGGGGGATGGAGTCGGACCTCGGCGTCGGCGTCTACGTCACGCCGGTCCACGCGCTGGCCCCGGACGTCGAGGCGACCATCAGGCTGCTCGACGCCGCCGAGTCGGTGTACGGGCTCGGGATCGACACCGACCCGTTACAGGAGTTCGCGGAGGAGGTCCAGCAGTACTACCAGAACCTCGCCGACAGGTTCGAGGAGCAGAGCGAGGAGGAACAGCCGCTCGACCGGATGTACATGTGA
- a CDS encoding M14 family metallopeptidase, with product MRIHQLGEGVPEVAVVGGIHGDEPCGPAAVDRLVSESPALERPVKLIVANEAALERDERYLDEDLNRAFPGDPDADTHEGRLAHDLARELEGSTTLALHSTQSYAEPFALCDTVDEIARAVVPHLPVDTLIETDLFTEGRLIEHPHTVEVECGLQGTEGAAENAYWLARAFLVATGALSAPTVEEPAGAAGADPGAVDVFRLRQPVGKPPAEEYEVFAHNFERVDVGERFAVADGETFTADEPFYPVLMSARGYADAFGYAAEKVGTME from the coding sequence ATGCGAATCCACCAGCTGGGGGAGGGCGTCCCGGAGGTGGCCGTCGTCGGGGGGATCCACGGGGACGAACCGTGCGGGCCGGCCGCGGTCGATCGGCTCGTCTCCGAGTCGCCGGCGCTCGAGCGCCCCGTGAAGCTGATCGTCGCCAACGAGGCGGCGCTCGAGCGAGACGAACGCTACCTGGACGAGGACCTCAACCGGGCGTTCCCCGGCGACCCCGACGCCGACACCCACGAAGGGCGGCTGGCACACGACCTCGCGCGCGAACTCGAGGGCAGTACCACGCTCGCGCTCCACTCGACGCAGTCGTACGCGGAGCCGTTCGCGCTGTGTGACACGGTCGACGAGATCGCCCGCGCCGTCGTCCCGCATCTCCCCGTGGACACCCTCATCGAGACCGACCTGTTCACCGAGGGGCGGCTCATCGAGCATCCCCACACGGTCGAGGTCGAGTGTGGCCTCCAGGGGACCGAGGGAGCCGCCGAGAACGCCTACTGGCTCGCGCGGGCCTTCCTCGTCGCCACGGGCGCCCTGTCGGCGCCGACCGTCGAGGAACCCGCCGGTGCCGCCGGCGCGGACCCGGGGGCGGTCGACGTCTTCCGACTCCGCCAGCCGGTCGGCAAGCCGCCGGCCGAGGAGTACGAGGTATTCGCACACAACTTCGAGCGCGTCGACGTCGGCGAGCGGTTCGCCGTCGCGGACGGCGAGACGTTCACCGCGGACGAGCCGTTCTACCCGGTGTTGATGTCCGCGCGCGGCTACGCGGACGCGTTCGGCTACGCGGCCGAGAAGGTCGGTACGATGGAGTAA
- the trmB gene encoding HTH-type sugar sensing transcriptional regulator TrmB, with amino-acid sequence MADDLRSTMERVGERFNLGEYEIDAYLAVLERGELTASEIAGETDIPQPRVYDTVRSLSDRGLVELRESRPMKIVAVDPGEAFGDIRSSLAEMVDELEARYTAPTRDTEAVSLVKSRSTILRYIEEVIEEAEYELTVSLTPDLLRRFRETLATRIADGIAIELLVTPASRAPSPEEFEYDAIATEVRGRRGITTPVIAVADGEYSVYATQDALRDDRDRYGVIFNRSALGFLVSGFFGTVLWSTAEGIATDGEGRPFPRTYASIRRAVKDVHELDGNFRAVITGRDVETGNEVRVEGPVVEYQFDESEQVASITVEDPEGGRVSIGGLVAALEDVEGQEIRLDRA; translated from the coding sequence ATGGCCGACGACCTGCGCTCGACGATGGAGCGCGTCGGGGAACGGTTCAACCTCGGCGAGTACGAGATCGACGCCTACCTCGCCGTGCTCGAACGTGGCGAACTGACCGCCAGCGAGATCGCCGGCGAGACGGACATCCCGCAGCCGCGGGTGTACGACACCGTCCGGAGCCTCTCGGACAGGGGGCTCGTGGAACTGCGCGAGTCGCGCCCGATGAAGATCGTCGCGGTCGACCCCGGCGAGGCGTTCGGGGACATCCGGTCGTCGCTGGCCGAGATGGTCGACGAACTCGAGGCGCGGTACACCGCGCCGACGCGGGACACCGAGGCGGTGTCGCTCGTGAAGTCCCGCTCGACCATCCTCCGGTACATCGAGGAGGTGATCGAGGAGGCGGAGTACGAACTCACCGTCTCGCTCACGCCGGACCTGCTCCGCCGCTTCCGCGAGACCCTCGCGACGCGCATCGCCGACGGCATCGCCATCGAACTGCTCGTGACGCCCGCCTCGCGCGCACCCTCCCCGGAGGAGTTCGAGTACGACGCGATCGCCACCGAGGTGCGCGGCCGTCGCGGCATCACGACGCCGGTCATCGCGGTGGCCGACGGCGAGTACTCGGTGTACGCGACCCAGGACGCCCTGCGGGACGACCGCGACCGCTACGGCGTCATCTTCAACCGGTCGGCGCTGGGCTTTCTGGTGTCGGGCTTCTTCGGCACGGTGCTGTGGAGCACCGCGGAGGGGATCGCGACCGACGGCGAGGGGCGGCCGTTCCCCCGGACGTACGCGTCCATCCGCCGCGCGGTGAAGGACGTCCACGAGCTCGACGGGAACTTCCGCGCGGTCATCACGGGACGCGACGTGGAGACCGGCAACGAGGTCCGCGTCGAGGGGCCGGTCGTGGAGTACCAGTTCGACGAGTCCGAGCAGGTCGCCTCCATCACCGTCGAGGACCCGGAGGGCGGCCGTGTGAGCATCGGCGGCCTCGTCGCGGCTCTGGAGGACGTCGAGGGCCAGGAGATACGACTCGACCGGGCCTGA
- a CDS encoding translation initiation factor eIF-1A gives MSEESGRRNLRMPDSDQVFAVVTEHLGGNHVRLRCVDGKTRMGRIPGRMKYRTWINEGDVVIAEPWDWQDEKANVEWRYSEEDAQQLREEGHIE, from the coding sequence GTGAGTGAAGAATCTGGGCGCCGGAACCTCCGGATGCCCGACAGCGATCAGGTGTTCGCCGTGGTGACCGAACACCTCGGGGGGAACCACGTTCGACTCCGATGTGTGGACGGGAAGACGAGGATGGGACGGATTCCCGGCCGGATGAAGTACCGGACCTGGATCAACGAGGGGGACGTCGTCATCGCCGAGCCGTGGGACTGGCAGGACGAGAAGGCCAACGTCGAGTGGCGGTACTCCGAGGAGGACGCCCAGCAGCTCCGCGAGGAGGGGCACATCGAATGA
- a CDS encoding DUF309 domain-containing protein, with protein MDDHTRDPGVAPPLGNPAGWRADERVWEHATLRRATEHGVRLFNAGEYHEAHDCFEDEWYNYGSGTTESAFLHGMVQVAAGAYKHVDFEDDDGMRSLFETALQYLQGVPGDFYGVDVADVRSTLSAALANPGAFDGRRIRLDGHTPDAYESDYEYAESLDG; from the coding sequence ATGGACGATCACACCCGCGACCCCGGCGTGGCACCGCCGCTGGGGAACCCCGCAGGGTGGCGCGCGGACGAGCGGGTATGGGAGCACGCGACCCTCCGGCGGGCGACCGAACACGGCGTCAGACTGTTCAACGCGGGCGAGTACCACGAGGCGCACGACTGCTTCGAGGACGAGTGGTACAACTACGGCTCGGGGACGACCGAGAGCGCGTTCCTCCACGGGATGGTGCAGGTCGCCGCGGGGGCCTACAAGCACGTCGACTTCGAGGACGACGACGGCATGCGCTCGTTGTTCGAGACGGCGCTCCAGTACCTCCAGGGAGTCCCCGGTGACTTCTACGGCGTCGACGTGGCGGACGTGCGGTCGACCCTCTCGGCGGCGCTCGCGAACCCGGGCGCGTTCGACGGCCGGCGGATCCGGCTCGACGGCCATACCCCGGACGCCTACGAGTCCGACTACGAGTACGCCGAGTCGCTGGACGGCTGA